The proteins below come from a single Saccharopolyspora sp. SCSIO 74807 genomic window:
- a CDS encoding UdgX family uracil-DNA binding protein (This protein belongs to the uracil DNA glycosylase superfamily, members of which act in excision repair of DNA. However, it belongs more specifically to UdgX branch, whose founding member was found to bind uracil in DNA (where it does not belong), without cleaving it, appears to promote DNA repair by a pathway involving RecA, rather than base excision.), which translates to MSAEPYVPARARLPGLRKAVQSCAGCALHRDATQAVFGSGSESARLVLVGEQPGDQEDRKGQPFSGPAGGLLDRALERAGIDRDDAYVTNATKHFKFSRQRGKRRIHQKPNRSEVAACWPWLAAELRVVDPDLVVCLGATAAQTLLGTTFRLTRSRGRLVDLPESALAGHRHGPARALATIHPSAVLRADDSETELEGLVNDLRVAAEALAPTSG; encoded by the coding sequence ATGAGCGCCGAACCGTACGTCCCCGCCCGCGCACGACTGCCCGGCCTGCGAAAAGCGGTGCAGTCGTGCGCGGGCTGCGCTCTGCACCGGGACGCCACGCAAGCCGTGTTCGGCAGCGGTTCGGAATCCGCGCGGCTGGTACTCGTCGGCGAACAACCCGGTGACCAGGAGGACCGCAAGGGACAACCATTCAGCGGCCCGGCTGGCGGCCTGCTCGACCGTGCCCTGGAACGCGCGGGAATCGACCGCGACGATGCCTACGTCACCAACGCCACCAAGCACTTCAAGTTCTCCCGGCAGCGCGGCAAGCGCCGCATCCACCAGAAACCCAACCGCAGCGAGGTGGCGGCCTGCTGGCCGTGGCTGGCCGCCGAACTCCGCGTCGTTGACCCGGACCTGGTGGTGTGCTTGGGCGCCACCGCCGCGCAAACCCTGCTCGGCACGACGTTCCGGCTCACCCGCTCCCGCGGCCGCCTCGTCGATCTGCCCGAGTCGGCACTCGCCGGCCACCGTCACGGCCCGGCCCGCGCGCTCGCCACCATCCACCCGTCGGCCGTGCTGCGCGCCGACGACTCCGAGACGGAACTGGAAGGGCTGGTCAACGACCTACGAGTGGCCGCGGAAGCACTCGCGCCGACCTCCGGGTGA
- a CDS encoding SDR family oxidoreductase has protein sequence MRRPYAALNSYSKSLAHACGPHGVRVTAVMPGVIETGAVEASLLHEAETTGRDLDTIRKEFHRRLAAPLGRPGQPEEPQN, from the coding sequence GTGCGGCGTCCCTACGCCGCCCTGAACTCCTACAGCAAGAGCCTCGCCCACGCCTGCGGCCCGCACGGCGTGCGCGTGACCGCGGTCATGCCCGGCGTCATCGAGACCGGCGCCGTCGAAGCCAGCCTGCTGCACGAAGCCGAAACCACCGGCCGCGACCTGGACACCATCCGCAAGGAGTTCCACCGGCGCCTTGCCGCCCCGCTCGGCCGCCCCGGGCAGCCGGAGGAACCGCAGAACTGA
- a CDS encoding amino acid adenylation domain-containing protein, translated as MIERFTSIAARFSDAVAVRDSGGAELTYNELYENAQDLADELLRADVDPAGLIAVDIPSGIDSTIAFVAVWLLGGAYLPLARSGPSARNERIIADAAPQAVLTLAGDDSAAPLLCGKYALELRPGSRRPTAGTAYVIYTSGTTGVPKGVPVSQRNLTALFDAVAPWFDVGLADRWLVFHSPAFDFSVWELWGALSTGGTAVIPDGWTVRDPHRCAELIRREGISVLSQTPTAFRELSPELCAGNPGSLRIRYVVFGGERLQAGLLAKFREISPAVLYNMYGITEVTVHATIRRISLNDIECNGQNIGEPLPGFAARVVDEHDQPVTPGNAGELLLSGPQVVAGYLGRPELTAEKFTAASGRVFYRSGDLVRWEDDGLVYVGRNDDQVKIRGHRIELGEVERALQTVPEVSAAVCVALRGDGGTRLACGYLTAGSTELPRRRWRQALADRLPAYMIPEAFTRLETIPRTDNGKIDRAALEQMFRRAPCKPMP; from the coding sequence GTGATCGAAAGGTTCACCTCGATCGCCGCCAGGTTCTCGGACGCGGTCGCCGTACGGGATTCGGGTGGCGCGGAACTCACCTACAACGAGCTGTACGAGAACGCTCAGGACCTGGCCGACGAACTGCTTCGCGCGGACGTCGATCCAGCGGGGCTGATCGCGGTGGACATTCCTTCCGGCATCGATTCCACTATCGCGTTCGTCGCGGTCTGGCTGCTCGGCGGGGCTTACCTTCCGCTGGCTCGTTCCGGTCCTTCCGCGCGGAACGAGCGGATCATCGCGGATGCCGCTCCGCAGGCCGTCCTGACCCTGGCCGGGGACGACTCGGCTGCACCGCTGCTGTGCGGGAAGTACGCGCTCGAGCTGCGACCGGGCTCCCGACGGCCGACGGCGGGTACGGCCTACGTCATCTACACCTCGGGGACCACGGGCGTGCCGAAAGGTGTCCCGGTTTCGCAGCGGAACCTGACCGCGTTGTTCGATGCGGTCGCGCCCTGGTTCGACGTCGGGTTGGCCGACCGGTGGCTGGTGTTCCACTCGCCCGCTTTCGACTTTTCGGTGTGGGAATTGTGGGGCGCGTTGAGCACCGGAGGAACCGCGGTGATCCCGGACGGCTGGACCGTCCGGGATCCGCACCGGTGCGCGGAACTGATCCGGCGCGAGGGGATATCCGTGCTGAGCCAGACACCGACGGCTTTCCGGGAGCTGTCGCCGGAACTGTGCGCGGGAAATCCCGGGAGCCTGCGAATCCGGTACGTGGTGTTCGGCGGGGAGCGGCTGCAAGCGGGCCTGCTCGCGAAGTTCCGGGAAATCTCGCCGGCAGTGCTGTACAACATGTACGGAATCACGGAGGTCACCGTGCACGCCACGATCCGCCGGATATCCCTGAACGACATCGAATGCAACGGGCAGAACATCGGCGAGCCGCTGCCAGGATTCGCCGCCCGCGTCGTCGATGAGCACGACCAGCCGGTAACGCCGGGCAACGCGGGAGAGCTGCTGCTGTCCGGGCCGCAGGTGGTGGCGGGCTACCTCGGCCGGCCGGAGCTCACCGCGGAGAAGTTCACCGCCGCGTCCGGACGGGTGTTCTACCGCAGCGGCGACCTTGTGCGGTGGGAAGACGACGGGCTGGTGTACGTGGGCCGCAACGACGACCAGGTGAAGATTCGCGGGCACCGCATCGAACTGGGTGAGGTCGAGCGCGCGCTGCAAACCGTCCCGGAGGTCTCCGCGGCGGTCTGCGTCGCGCTGCGCGGGGACGGCGGAACCCGGCTCGCGTGCGGATACCTCACCGCAGGCAGCACCGAACTGCCCCGCAGAAGGTGGCGGCAGGCCCTCGCGGACCGGCTGCCCGCCTACATGATCCCGGAAGCGTTCACCCGCCTGGAAACGATCCCGCGAACAGACAACGGAAAGATCGACCGCGCAGCACTCGAGCAGATGTTCCGGAGGGCGCCGTGCAAGCCGATGCCATGA
- a CDS encoding acyl carrier protein produces MQADAMKSDAAKIERSVVEWLRAELDDPEITASDNFLDVGAHSLTFAKLNRFLSDSFGVALEARETYEAPLHEAVANRRSVDRPAHR; encoded by the coding sequence GTGCAAGCCGATGCCATGAAGTCCGATGCCGCGAAAATCGAACGATCGGTCGTGGAGTGGCTCCGCGCCGAACTGGATGATCCCGAAATCACCGCCTCCGACAATTTCCTGGACGTCGGTGCGCATTCGCTCACCTTCGCCAAGCTCAACAGGTTCCTGAGCGATTCCTTCGGGGTCGCCCTGGAAGCGCGGGAAACCTACGAGGCCCCGCTGCACGAGGCCGTCGCAAACCGACGTTCCGTCGATCGACCAGCGCACCGGTAG
- a CDS encoding chlorinating enzyme yields MTENLDIDHSLSAADEEFFQRNGYIGPITVYTPEEMDEMWRTVRRQTLDRSHAAYPEDASSGGTNIANYDRHLDIDLLAQHVCNARIVDRVASVLGPDILCWRTEFFPKYPGDEGTDWHQADTFANASGKPQILWPGESEDDFGAGTITVWTAFTESTRENGCLQIIPGSQNKMNYDETKRMDYSESRINAEQKDGIARGFFGYDYRQLQIDPDWTPNESDAFSLVMEKGQCVIFWSTLMHASLPNTSEGKNYRMGFASRYVPTKVRVYPDTDSVQEYGGSIPLENYGAVVARGEDRYGHNRIATRTLRGTPFRTRTAS; encoded by the coding sequence GTGACCGAGAACCTCGACATCGACCACTCGCTGTCCGCTGCGGACGAGGAGTTCTTCCAGCGGAACGGCTACATCGGCCCGATCACCGTCTACACCCCCGAAGAAATGGACGAGATGTGGCGGACGGTCCGCAGGCAGACGCTGGACCGATCGCACGCGGCCTACCCGGAAGACGCCAGTTCCGGCGGAACGAACATCGCGAACTACGACCGCCACCTGGACATCGACCTGCTCGCGCAGCACGTCTGCAACGCGCGCATCGTCGATCGCGTCGCCTCGGTGCTGGGGCCGGACATCCTCTGCTGGCGCACCGAGTTCTTCCCCAAGTACCCGGGCGACGAGGGAACCGACTGGCACCAGGCGGACACCTTCGCCAACGCGAGCGGAAAGCCGCAGATCCTCTGGCCCGGCGAGTCCGAGGACGACTTCGGGGCGGGCACGATCACGGTGTGGACCGCGTTCACCGAGTCGACCCGGGAGAACGGCTGCCTGCAGATCATCCCGGGTTCCCAGAACAAGATGAACTACGACGAGACGAAGCGCATGGACTACAGCGAGTCCCGCATCAATGCCGAGCAGAAGGACGGGATCGCGCGGGGGTTCTTCGGATACGATTACCGGCAGCTGCAGATCGATCCGGACTGGACGCCCAACGAATCCGACGCCTTCTCGCTGGTGATGGAGAAGGGCCAGTGCGTCATCTTCTGGTCGACGCTGATGCACGCTTCGCTGCCGAACACGAGCGAGGGCAAGAACTATCGCATGGGCTTCGCCTCCCGATATGTGCCGACCAAGGTCCGCGTCTATCCGGACACCGACTCGGTGCAGGAGTACGGCGGGAGCATTCCGCTGGAGAACTACGGGGCCGTCGTGGCGCGCGGCGAAGACCGCTACGGGCACAACCGGATCGCCACCCGGACGCTGCGCGGGACGCCGTTCCGGACTCGAACCGCTTCTTGA
- a CDS encoding DMT family transporter: MATPRATAKGRTGGNEAWAARLGRSASAGDLAVVGVAAVWGSSYAVMQAVNATGLSFPNFLALRFAAAALPLLVYAVLARVRLNRRELRHGLLYGALLFTILLLETSGVAYTSAANAGFLITLSVILVPLYSRVFGGVRQRPAIYALSAVALLGCAALTLGSSGAPFAVRPGDGLILAAALVRAYQIFSFGRTSSHRDFNVLSVTLVEVVVVAALSLLVSPLFGPLLTEQVSAITPGVWVLIAYLGVLGTAFAFAAQLFAARRTSATRVAIIMSTEPVFAAFFAIVLRGEGLMLMQIVGGVLIVVAAAFGRLLENRAQEAAA, translated from the coding sequence TTGGCTACTCCGCGCGCTACCGCGAAGGGGCGGACCGGCGGTAACGAAGCGTGGGCGGCCCGGCTCGGCCGTTCCGCATCGGCCGGGGATCTCGCGGTCGTCGGCGTCGCGGCGGTGTGGGGGTCGTCCTACGCCGTGATGCAGGCCGTCAACGCCACCGGCCTGTCCTTCCCCAACTTCCTCGCGCTGCGGTTCGCCGCGGCCGCGTTGCCGCTGCTGGTCTACGCGGTTCTCGCGCGGGTCCGTTTGAATCGGCGCGAACTGCGCCACGGGCTGCTCTACGGCGCGCTGCTGTTCACGATCCTGCTGCTGGAGACGTCCGGGGTGGCCTACACCAGCGCTGCCAACGCGGGGTTCCTGATCACCCTGTCGGTGATCCTGGTGCCGCTCTACAGCAGGGTGTTCGGCGGAGTGCGGCAGCGGCCCGCGATCTACGCGCTATCGGCCGTAGCGCTGCTCGGGTGCGCAGCGTTGACGCTGGGGAGCTCCGGGGCGCCGTTCGCGGTGCGGCCGGGCGATGGGCTGATCCTGGCGGCGGCTCTGGTGCGCGCTTACCAGATCTTCTCGTTCGGGCGGACCTCGAGCCATCGCGACTTCAACGTGCTGTCGGTGACGCTGGTCGAGGTCGTCGTGGTCGCCGCGCTGAGCCTTCTGGTGTCGCCGCTGTTCGGTCCGCTGCTGACCGAGCAGGTTTCCGCGATCACGCCGGGGGTGTGGGTGCTGATCGCGTACCTCGGCGTGCTGGGCACCGCGTTCGCGTTCGCGGCGCAGCTGTTCGCGGCTCGCCGGACCAGCGCCACGCGGGTCGCCATCATCATGTCCACCGAGCCGGTCTTCGCGGCGTTCTTCGCGATCGTCCTGCGCGGGGAGGGGCTGATGCTCATGCAGATCGTGGGCGGGGTGCTGATCGTCGTCGCGGCCGCGTTCGGGCGCCTGCTGGAGAACCGCGCGCAGGAGGCCGCGGCGTGA
- a CDS encoding alpha/beta fold hydrolase yields the protein MTPAGRLPAVALIPPACCGAGYFRRLRRALGAGVEICGVELPGRGRRYREPALTSAERALRDVQAQVPHSVGVVYGESLGAYIGLALLAERGVGTCLIAASNPAPRTRDDIDLAGIDSLDGAAAILSRLGGGPPAELGQDPAVAAQAHALIRSDLLLSQGFIELTRRLVVDGDVRVLAASEDGGMQQPEAWQRHTRGSCSTVRLTGPHLLSGANPRGVADAVLAVLRER from the coding sequence GTGACGCCGGCCGGTCGGCTTCCGGCTGTCGCGCTCATCCCACCTGCCTGCTGCGGCGCGGGCTACTTCCGCCGACTCCGCCGGGCGCTGGGGGCCGGGGTGGAGATCTGCGGAGTCGAGTTGCCCGGCCGCGGACGCCGGTACCGGGAACCCGCGCTGACCTCGGCTGAACGGGCTCTCCGGGACGTGCAAGCGCAGGTTCCGCACTCGGTGGGGGTGGTTTACGGCGAGAGCCTGGGCGCCTACATCGGCCTGGCGCTGCTCGCCGAGCGCGGCGTGGGGACCTGCCTGATCGCCGCGTCCAATCCGGCTCCGCGCACTCGCGACGACATCGATCTCGCGGGCATCGATTCGCTCGACGGCGCCGCCGCGATCCTGTCCCGGCTCGGCGGCGGTCCGCCTGCGGAGCTGGGGCAGGACCCCGCCGTCGCCGCGCAGGCGCACGCGCTGATCCGGAGTGATCTGCTGCTTTCGCAGGGATTCATCGAGCTGACCCGGCGGCTGGTGGTGGACGGGGACGTTCGCGTGCTCGCCGCTTCCGAGGACGGCGGGATGCAGCAGCCGGAGGCCTGGCAGCGGCACACCCGGGGTTCGTGCAGCACGGTTCGGCTGACGGGACCGCATCTGCTCTCCGGCGCGAATCCACGCGGTGTCGCCGATGCCGTCCTCGCAGTGCTGCGGGAACGGTGA
- a CDS encoding XRE family transcriptional regulator encodes MSRSTGRAIGAHVKRIRSARGLTSAELARRAGISKAALSSIEAGSGNPTIGTLDALAVALALPLADLVSFQSTETSVKVPGTPGDPDGPTRELLRRLHGSYSVEIWRLRIPAEHETTGAPHAPGTIESLIVASGELRAGANADLADLAPGDCLSFPGDQPHTYSTGADPADITVVIASPLHVDSAARQ; translated from the coding sequence GTGTCGCGCTCGACGGGCCGCGCGATCGGCGCGCACGTCAAGCGCATCCGCAGCGCCCGCGGCCTCACCAGTGCCGAGCTGGCCCGTCGCGCAGGCATCAGCAAAGCGGCGCTTTCCAGCATCGAAGCCGGCAGCGGCAACCCCACGATCGGCACCTTGGACGCGCTGGCGGTGGCGCTGGCGCTGCCGCTGGCCGACCTCGTGAGCTTCCAAAGCACCGAAACGTCCGTGAAAGTGCCCGGCACGCCCGGCGATCCGGACGGCCCCACGCGCGAACTGCTGCGGCGCCTGCACGGCAGCTACTCGGTCGAGATCTGGCGGCTCCGGATCCCGGCCGAACACGAAACGACGGGTGCGCCGCACGCGCCCGGAACGATCGAAAGCCTCATCGTGGCCTCGGGTGAGCTCCGCGCGGGCGCGAACGCCGATCTCGCGGATCTCGCTCCCGGTGATTGCCTGTCCTTCCCCGGCGATCAGCCGCACACGTACTCGACCGGTGCGGACCCGGCCGACATCACCGTCGTGATCGCCTCGCCGTTGCACGTGGACAGCGCCGCGCGGCAATGA
- a CDS encoding alpha/beta fold hydrolase translates to MVRRVVSRDGTSLAVVESGPRTAPTLVCVHGYPDNRSLWDGVVQSLQDRFHVVTYDVRGAGESDKPHRDSAYLLDRLAEDLTAVLDAVSPDHPVHLLAHDWGSIQTWHAITGDDLRGRVASYTSISGPCLDHAARWMRSRVRAGLPALRELVAQLASSGYIGFFQIPKLPELAWRSGLTQRLVRALDRSASAPELPDAIHGLALYRANMLRRFARPEPRRTDVPVQVIAPSADRFVHPPVQTGIAEWVPDLRVHRVPGGHWLPRSRPETVAGYAAELVEQAASR, encoded by the coding sequence ATGGTTCGGCGGGTCGTTTCCCGGGACGGTACGTCGCTGGCCGTCGTCGAATCCGGCCCGCGAACCGCGCCGACGCTGGTGTGCGTGCACGGCTATCCGGACAACCGCTCGCTGTGGGACGGCGTCGTGCAGTCGCTGCAAGACCGGTTCCACGTCGTCACCTACGACGTGCGCGGCGCGGGCGAGTCGGACAAGCCGCATCGGGACAGCGCCTACCTGCTCGACCGGCTCGCGGAGGACCTGACGGCGGTGCTGGACGCCGTCAGCCCGGACCATCCGGTGCACCTGCTCGCGCACGACTGGGGCTCGATCCAGACCTGGCACGCGATCACCGGTGACGACCTGCGCGGACGGGTCGCCTCGTACACCTCGATCTCCGGCCCGTGCCTGGACCACGCCGCGCGGTGGATGCGGTCCCGCGTGCGGGCCGGGCTGCCCGCGCTGCGCGAGCTGGTGGCGCAGCTGGCTTCCTCCGGCTACATCGGCTTCTTCCAGATTCCCAAGCTGCCGGAGCTGGCTTGGCGCAGCGGCCTCACCCAACGCCTCGTCCGCGCGCTCGACCGGTCGGCGAGCGCGCCCGAGCTGCCGGACGCGATCCACGGCTTGGCTCTGTACCGGGCGAACATGCTCCGCCGCTTCGCCCGTCCCGAGCCGCGGCGCACCGACGTCCCGGTGCAGGTGATCGCGCCGAGCGCGGACCGGTTCGTGCACCCGCCGGTGCAGACCGGCATCGCGGAGTGGGTGCCGGACCTGCGCGTTCACCGGGTTCCCGGCGGGCACTGGCTGCCGCGCAGCCGCCCGGAGACGGTGGCCGGATACGCCGCCGAGCTGGTCGAGCAGGCCGCCTCCCGCTGA
- the rutA gene encoding pyrimidine utilization protein A — protein MDFGVFLPIGNNGWLISENAPQYMPSFELNKNVALEAERQGFAFALSMIKLRGFGGRTEFWDHNLESFTMMAGLAAVTERIRLYASTAVLTLPPAMVARMATTIDSIAPGRFGVNIVSGWAKNEYDQMGLWPGDEYFERRYDYSTEYVRVLRELWTTGVSNLDGEFFGMSDCRLEPRPSGHVDVVCAGQSDRGMRMTAEVGDYNFVLTPGVNAPENYAEPVQRLAAAAERTGRDVGSLPLFMLIMAETDEEAWAKWRSYHAGADLEALGYMADEGAKDASAPEGGTAKTINLPEGAINLNMGTLVGSHETIARQLDKVTSMPGVRGVMFTFDEFEKGVHDFGQKVRPLLG, from the coding sequence ATGGATTTCGGCGTTTTCCTGCCGATCGGGAACAACGGCTGGCTGATCTCGGAGAACGCACCGCAGTACATGCCGTCGTTCGAGCTGAACAAGAACGTGGCGCTGGAGGCGGAGCGACAGGGGTTCGCGTTCGCGCTGTCCATGATCAAGCTGCGCGGTTTCGGCGGCAGGACGGAGTTCTGGGACCACAACCTGGAATCGTTCACGATGATGGCCGGGCTGGCCGCGGTGACCGAGCGGATCCGGCTCTACGCCTCGACGGCGGTGCTCACGCTGCCGCCCGCGATGGTGGCGCGGATGGCCACGACGATCGACTCGATCGCGCCCGGCCGCTTCGGGGTCAACATCGTCTCCGGCTGGGCCAAGAACGAGTACGACCAGATGGGCCTGTGGCCGGGCGACGAGTACTTCGAGCGGCGCTACGACTACTCGACCGAATACGTCCGGGTGCTGCGCGAACTCTGGACCACCGGAGTGTCCAACTTGGACGGTGAGTTCTTCGGCATGAGCGACTGCCGCCTGGAACCGCGCCCGTCCGGGCACGTGGACGTGGTCTGCGCGGGCCAGTCGGATCGCGGGATGCGGATGACCGCGGAGGTCGGCGACTACAACTTCGTGCTCACCCCGGGCGTCAACGCCCCGGAGAACTACGCGGAACCGGTGCAGCGGCTCGCGGCCGCGGCCGAGCGGACCGGCCGGGACGTGGGTTCGCTGCCGCTGTTCATGCTCATCATGGCCGAGACCGACGAAGAAGCCTGGGCGAAGTGGCGCTCCTACCACGCCGGCGCGGACCTGGAAGCTCTCGGCTACATGGCCGACGAGGGCGCCAAGGACGCCTCCGCGCCGGAGGGCGGCACGGCGAAGACGATCAACCTGCCGGAAGGCGCGATCAACCTCAACATGGGCACCCTGGTCGGCTCGCACGAGACGATCGCCCGCCAGCTCGACAAGGTGACCTCGATGCCGGGCGTGCGCGGGGTGATGTTCACCTTCGACGAGTTCGAGAAGGGCGTGCACGACTTCGGCCAGAAGGTGCGGCCGCTGCTCGGCTGA
- a CDS encoding DUF72 domain-containing protein produces MAGIFIGTSGWLYPPWRGTFYPRGLPQRRELEYLAGQLGSAEINGSFYSLQRPERYRWWAEQAPDDFVFAVKGSRFITHMKRLRDVEVPLANFFASGVLALGGKLGPLLWQLPATTRFDPERLAEFFDLLPRSTAAAAELAGGHDERLRGRALTETDADRPLRHALEARHPSFATAECVDLLRAHDIALVTADTAGTWPRMDDVTSDFCYVRLHGAEELYASGYTAEALDEWADLVRAWHAGKSPATPHTAADPAPRKDSGRDVHVYFDNDIKAHAPFDAQGLMRRCGVTTS; encoded by the coding sequence ATGGCGGGCATCTTCATCGGCACTTCGGGCTGGCTCTACCCGCCGTGGCGCGGCACGTTCTACCCGCGCGGTCTGCCGCAGCGCCGCGAGCTGGAATACCTGGCCGGGCAGCTCGGCTCCGCCGAGATCAACGGCTCCTTCTACTCGCTGCAACGACCGGAGCGCTACCGCTGGTGGGCCGAGCAGGCCCCGGACGACTTCGTGTTCGCGGTCAAGGGCAGCCGGTTCATCACGCACATGAAGCGGCTGCGCGACGTCGAGGTGCCGCTGGCGAACTTCTTCGCTTCCGGTGTTCTGGCACTCGGCGGAAAACTCGGCCCGCTGCTGTGGCAGCTGCCCGCCACGACGCGGTTCGATCCGGAACGACTGGCGGAATTCTTCGACCTGCTCCCGCGCAGCACGGCCGCTGCCGCGGAACTCGCGGGCGGACACGACGAACGACTCCGCGGCCGCGCGCTGACCGAGACCGACGCCGACCGCCCGCTGCGCCACGCGCTGGAGGCCCGCCACCCCAGCTTCGCCACCGCGGAGTGCGTCGATCTGCTGCGCGCGCACGACATCGCGCTGGTCACCGCCGACACCGCCGGAACGTGGCCGCGCATGGACGACGTGACCAGCGACTTCTGCTACGTGCGGCTGCACGGCGCCGAGGAGCTCTACGCCAGCGGCTACACCGCCGAGGCGCTGGACGAGTGGGCGGATCTGGTGCGCGCCTGGCACGCGGGGAAGAGCCCGGCGACTCCGCACACCGCCGCCGATCCCGCGCCGCGCAAGGATTCCGGCCGCGACGTGCACGTCTACTTCGACAACGACATCAAGGCGCACGCGCCGTTCGACGCGCAGGGCTTGATGCGGCGCTGTGGCGTCACGACGTCATGA
- a CDS encoding cytochrome P450: MAPVELGDDFVTAPVATYAKLREQGSVHRAITPDGAAVWLVTRYEDVRAALADPRLSLDKAHARDGYQGFALPPALDANLLNMDAPRHTRLRRITAQAFRVHHLRPQVAALAEELIDEFADSGHADLMTAYAGPLPIAVICELLGVPTTDRPDFRAWTDEMLAPSSRRSAADALDSLHRFLVELVAAKRADPGGDLISNLLAQRDQERLTEDELTSTAFLMLFAGYENTVNLLGNGMAVLLSHPDQLGTLRADPPLLRSAVDELLRFDPPPQTAIRRFPISDVRIGGVTVPAGETVLLSLVSAHHDPEVFTAPDMLDVTRGDNPHLAFGNGPHFCLGAPLARMEAEIGFETLLRRLPDLALAVPPDQLPWRASFRNRGLLELPVAFTAR; encoded by the coding sequence ATGGCACCGGTCGAGCTCGGCGACGACTTCGTGACCGCCCCGGTCGCGACCTACGCGAAGCTGCGCGAGCAGGGTTCGGTGCACCGCGCGATCACCCCGGACGGCGCCGCGGTGTGGCTGGTGACCCGCTACGAGGACGTGCGCGCGGCGCTGGCCGATCCCCGGTTGTCGCTGGACAAGGCACACGCGCGGGACGGCTACCAGGGCTTCGCGCTACCGCCCGCGCTGGACGCGAACCTGCTGAACATGGACGCCCCGCGGCACACCAGGCTGCGCCGGATCACCGCGCAGGCGTTCCGGGTGCACCACCTGCGGCCGCAGGTCGCCGCACTCGCCGAAGAACTGATCGACGAGTTCGCCGACTCCGGACACGCCGACCTGATGACGGCCTACGCGGGACCGCTGCCGATCGCGGTGATCTGCGAACTGCTCGGAGTCCCCACCACCGACCGTCCCGATTTCCGCGCGTGGACCGACGAAATGCTCGCGCCGAGCAGCAGGCGCTCCGCCGCGGACGCGCTCGACTCGCTGCACCGCTTCCTGGTGGAGCTCGTCGCGGCCAAGCGCGCCGACCCGGGCGGCGACCTGATCAGCAACCTGCTCGCGCAGCGCGACCAGGAGCGGCTGACCGAGGACGAGCTGACCTCCACCGCGTTCCTGATGCTCTTCGCCGGGTACGAGAACACGGTGAACCTGCTGGGCAACGGCATGGCGGTACTGCTGTCGCACCCCGACCAGCTGGGCACGCTGCGCGCCGACCCGCCGCTGCTGCGCTCCGCGGTCGACGAGCTGCTGCGCTTCGACCCACCGCCGCAGACGGCGATCCGCCGCTTCCCGATCTCGGACGTGCGGATCGGCGGAGTCACCGTGCCCGCGGGAGAAACGGTGCTGCTGTCGCTGGTCTCGGCGCACCACGACCCCGAGGTGTTCACCGCCCCGGACATGCTGGATGTGACCCGCGGCGACAACCCGCACCTGGCGTTCGGCAACGGCCCGCACTTCTGCCTGGGCGCCCCGCTGGCCCGGATGGAAGCCGAGATCGGGTTCGAGACCCTGCTGCGGCGATTGCCGGACCTCGCGCTGGCGGTGCCGCCGGATCAGCTGCCGTGGCGTGCGTCGTTCCGCAACCGCGGGCTGCTGGAACTGCCGGTCGCGTTCACCGCGAGGTGA